A segment of the Anopheles cruzii chromosome 2, idAnoCruzAS_RS32_06, whole genome shotgun sequence genome:
GTGTGTCTTGTGTGATACCAATCGCTAGCCGGAAGAAAGAAGACAATGGGATGCCGTTCGAGAGCTGAGCAGAAGCTGTGAAACTGTGCTGTAATTGAAGGTGGTATTTTTGTAGTTGGAATGTTGGAATTAGAATCACCGGTAAAAGACGGGTTTGGCACAGAATTGGACCAATGGTGGGTTGGTGAACCGACGCACTGCAGTCCTTGGACTCTGCCGAGTACTCGGCTCACGAAGCGATTCACAGCAACACCCTGTGAAGGATATTTGAGCACCACTTTGATTACTCGGCTAACTAGATGAAGTAAGACTTTGGCGTTTTGATGTCTGGACGGGCAGTTCACTAGCATTTGCTTCGAATGACATGCTATCAACTTATTACTTGGCACAGCTTCTCAAaaatttctttaaaaaaccAGATTTGACCGAAAAACGTCGCAATAACACACGCGCGAAGAATCAAAACGGTAATACTGTCATTTCGATATCGGAGGGATTTCAGAATGAGTAATCGCttcaaacagcagcagccattgcTTGAGAATTTAGCGAACGCAAAGCGCGCATACCAGAGAACGCACACAAAGCACTCGGTTGCCAAATAGGGCACATTAAAGGTGGAACGAACCAACAAGACCGAACAGGAAACGACTCGCAAAGCGGCACAATAATAACATCAGGAAACTCGGCGTTACACACTTCGTCCGTCTTTCTTCCTTCACTAACGCACCGTAAAACactacctctctctctcacacagaaacacacacacacgagagcaCATTAACtgaacacacgcacgcgagTGGCGCGCATTGAACAGAGATCGTGACTGCTGGCGCTGGGGCCTCTGCCATTTCTCACCCACCGacgaccaccgtcgtcgtcgccgccgccatgttgAATTCTCATGGCGTCACCTTGGTAAGGTGGCTTTCGCAAAAGAACGACGCAGTAGGGAAGAACTCGACCacttttcgtcgttttttcACCCGTCGTTGCGTAGCGTAGCGATTTCCAGCAACGAAAATGTCCCCGGCCATACTATCAGCCGTTTTTCACCAGTGGCACCACCGTTTCTCATgagaagcgaaaaagtttATCCGTTAGGCGAAGGTTTGCGAATATCAAGAGCGGAAGCAGCGACGTCAGGCACAAAATGCGAGGAAAACGGCATAGGAACCCCATGTGTCGaagaaccagcagcagcaggacgcgCACCGGGTTTCCGGGGGCGGCCGTACccgaccgaagaagaagacacCGCCCATTCGGCCGGATGGCTGAAGATCTGCTTTGGAGGCCTACTTTTGGCTGGCCGTGGATTGCTCTACAATCCGATCAGAAAGGGTTCTGTGTCTGGCAGACGCACGGGTTTTCGTCCGCTTGTCTCCACATCGTTCACCGCCTTACCCGCCCGTAGCGTGCTCGGGAGATTCCGCCACGATTACGTCCTTTCAGGACTccgccagcaccgccgccgccgccgttacgCTGGTTCGACCGGAATCCGGTTCCGCTGGTTCCGCCAGTGGTCGAGCGACGGGTTGGCCGACTGGCCACGCCGGGGCGTCCGCCACCGCGCGGACGGGATGTTTTCTGCGACTTGATGATTTCATCGAGGCTCATCTCAATTTTGtcgaccattttgtttttctcccgaGTCGGTCACGTACGACGCGCGATAGAGGAATACGAGTTGGCTTTTTGGCGTTGCTTTACGCTTCACTGTGATGAACTTTCGACGCAAACTAGTTTGCTTTTAGTTAAATCACTTGTTTAAGATTCGATTTAATGCTGCAGCGttattttgttgcttttaATGAGGTTTTAATTCTTGAACGCACGGAACGCGACACCGACTGCTCGACGAATGGGTAGCCAAGTGAAAATGTTGCCTGATGAACGGAACGTCGCCTAACTGGTATAATGTGGTTGCTCGGAGTGTGTTCCGCTTATACCAGTTCAGTTTTTCCTGCAAGTTTCGAATATCATCAGACGAAGGGATTGAATGTTGGAATTAAAATGTAATGCCATCCCATGTAGTAATTAAATGCTTATCTACGGCAGAAAGCGTCAGAAACAGAGGAAACAGTAGAACATTTAGGAGCGAAAGATTCTGACGACGATCAAACGGAAACCATTCAACGCGGCTTTTTTGGTTGCATGCGACACCGAAGTTGCATACAATTTTCCTGGTCGGGCTGCTGTCAAATGACACAGGCCAATGATGACAACTGCCTGCGTACCTCTTTCGCATAGCAATCgttttcggtcggtgcgtGATCCGGAGATATTTCGGAAAATTATAGATTTTCGCTAGGAAAACGTACGCCCCGAACGTGCAAAATGTATTCAAACGAAGAAGTGTGGGAAGGTGTAAGTAAAGCGGTTCACGTTAGTAAAACGAATAGCGGCAGCATTCGAGAAACACTGAGGAAAACTTACGAACTACAACATAACCTAACTTACTGTTACTGAATTTGTCGATTTTCACAGCAAGGCTACGATGAGTACGGCGGCTATGAGATGGGCATGCCAGAGGATCCCATGTATGACCGTGGTTACTATCCGATGCACGAGGATGTGAAGAAGTTTCTGGTGTACTTCGCTACCGTCATCAAGGATGGAGTGGTGTACGAGATACAGAATTTGTACGAGAACACTTTCCCAAAGCTAAGCGAGCAGCACTTCGAGAAGAAGGCTTGGCCTAGCGAGGAAGAGGTGGCCCATCTGGTGGACAACGACAACCTGTTCCTGATTCTGTACAAGGAGCTGTATTACCGTCACCTGCACGCCCGCATCCAGGGAGGCCCATCGTTGGAGCAACGATTGAACTCGTTCTACAATTACTGTAACTTTTTCAACTACATCCTACCGTCAAAGGAGCCAGTCCAGTTGGAGCTGCCCGATATCTGGCTGTGGGAACTGATCGATGAGTTTGTGTACCAGTtccaaaactttgcccaaTATCGTGCCCGCTTGACGGACAAGACGGAGGAGGAAATGGACATGCtgctgaacaacaacagcaaagtCTGGAATATCCTTTGCATCTTGAACGTGCTGCACTCACTCGTTTCAATGTCGAAGATTAAGGACCAGCTGGAGGCCGCAGCGGCCGGCAAAGACCCGGAAGCGGTGGCCGGTGAGTTTGGACGTCATTCGTTCTACAAAATGCTCGGTTACTTCAGCTTGGTCGGATTGTTGCGTGTGCACTCGCTGCTCGGCGACTATCATCAGGCCATCAAGGTGCTGGAACCGATTGAGATTCACAAGAAGAGCCAGTACTCGCACATTCCGGCGTGTCAGATCAGCACCTCGTACTACGTCGGGTTCGCGTATATGATGATGCGCCGCTACTCGGACGCGATCCGCACCTTTTCGTCCATTCTGCTGTACATTCAGCGCACCAAGCAGCTGTACAGCGCCCGCTCGTACCAGAACGATCAGATCAACAAGCAGACCGATCAGATGTACCATCTGCTCGCTATTTGCCTGGTTCTGCACCCGCAATGCATCGACGAGTCCATCCAGCAGGTGCTGCGCGAGAAAAACTACCACGACAACATGTACAAGATGCAGTGCGGCGACCTGGACGTGTTCCGCaactttttcgttttcgcctGCCCGAAGTTCGTTTCGCCAGTTCCGCCCCCACCAGATGCACCGATGGACGATTACGTGAAGGAGGCGCTTGAGCATCAGATCAACGTATTTATGGACGAGGtacggcagcagcaagagTTGCCAACGATCCGTTCGTACCTGAAGCTCTACACGAcgctgccgatgatgaagCTGGCCTCATTTATGGACCACTTGCCGCGTGACGACGTCGACAAGCAGAAGCTGGAGAATTTGCTCACACGTCTGCTGTGCTTCAAGCACAAGATGAAGAACATTGTCTGGACCAAGGGCGTGAGCGGGCTGGAGGGTAAATTCCAGTCCGGGTCCGAGCTGGATTTCTACATCGACAAGGACATGATTCACATTGCCGACACGAAAGTTTCGCACCGTTACGGTGACTTTTTCATCCGTAAAATCCTTAAATTTGAAGATCTTAACCGTCGCCTGCACACCATCAAGGGTTAACAGAGCCGATGCGGTGAATGTTTCGAGCAACTTTGTCGATAAACAAAGCTGcgttttgcatatttcataCACTAAACCATACTGTTAACGGTGTTGCACGGATTCGGTAATCGTAACAGTAATATTTTACTCTCACGTGCTCAAAACGTTCGTAACGGAGCATTGATAAATAGGATAAGAAAAGGGAGTCTCACTAGCCGACCATCTGCAGGGGAACAATAAATGGATGTTGCCATTGTGGCTGATTCCCGTCAACCAATGTCTCGGGCGTTTGCAATTCATTTGAGAAATGAGTTTTGTTAAGTTGTTGGAACCGCACTGaacattttatattatttttgcgtttcattgcGCACGTCACGCCAGAGGAATTCAAGCAAATAAGGTATAAGCTGATAACGTAGTGaaatttcttttcaaaataCAGCTCGTAACCTTTGTCTTGGGGCTTTGTCTTCTTACTCTTTCTATTCAGCATCCCAGAGATCTTTAAATATCTTACCACTGGTTGTAAGATCCACAAATGTGAACATAAAAAGAAAGTTAATAAGTAAACAATCGATATTAAATCTTACTGAACTGAAAAATATCCTTTCATTTCGAAACGGTTCTAATTGTATAACGCCGTTTGAAATCGCAGGATACGCATAAACGCCAAACGA
Coding sequences within it:
- the LOC128277719 gene encoding eukaryotic translation initiation factor 3 subunit L isoform X1; protein product: MYSNEEVWEGVSKAVHQGYDEYGGYEMGMPEDPMYDRGYYPMHEDVKKFLVYFATVIKDGVVYEIQNLYENTFPKLSEQHFEKKAWPSEEEVAHLVDNDNLFLILYKELYYRHLHARIQGGPSLEQRLNSFYNYCNFFNYILPSKEPVQLELPDIWLWELIDEFVYQFQNFAQYRARLTDKTEEEMDMLLNNNSKVWNILCILNVLHSLVSMSKIKDQLEAAAAGKDPEAVAGEFGRHSFYKMLGYFSLVGLLRVHSLLGDYHQAIKVLEPIEIHKKSQYSHIPACQISTSYYVGFAYMMMRRYSDAIRTFSSILLYIQRTKQLYSARSYQNDQINKQTDQMYHLLAICLVLHPQCIDESIQQVLREKNYHDNMYKMQCGDLDVFRNFFVFACPKFVSPVPPPPDAPMDDYVKEALEHQINVFMDEVRQQQELPTIRSYLKLYTTLPMMKLASFMDHLPRDDVDKQKLENLLTRLLCFKHKMKNIVWTKGVSGLEGKFQSGSELDFYIDKDMIHIADTKVSHRYGDFFIRKILKFEDLNRRLHTIKG
- the LOC128277719 gene encoding eukaryotic translation initiation factor 3 subunit L isoform X2 → MYSNEEVWEGQGYDEYGGYEMGMPEDPMYDRGYYPMHEDVKKFLVYFATVIKDGVVYEIQNLYENTFPKLSEQHFEKKAWPSEEEVAHLVDNDNLFLILYKELYYRHLHARIQGGPSLEQRLNSFYNYCNFFNYILPSKEPVQLELPDIWLWELIDEFVYQFQNFAQYRARLTDKTEEEMDMLLNNNSKVWNILCILNVLHSLVSMSKIKDQLEAAAAGKDPEAVAGEFGRHSFYKMLGYFSLVGLLRVHSLLGDYHQAIKVLEPIEIHKKSQYSHIPACQISTSYYVGFAYMMMRRYSDAIRTFSSILLYIQRTKQLYSARSYQNDQINKQTDQMYHLLAICLVLHPQCIDESIQQVLREKNYHDNMYKMQCGDLDVFRNFFVFACPKFVSPVPPPPDAPMDDYVKEALEHQINVFMDEVRQQQELPTIRSYLKLYTTLPMMKLASFMDHLPRDDVDKQKLENLLTRLLCFKHKMKNIVWTKGVSGLEGKFQSGSELDFYIDKDMIHIADTKVSHRYGDFFIRKILKFEDLNRRLHTIKG
- the LOC128277719 gene encoding eukaryotic translation initiation factor 3 subunit L isoform X3, which translates into the protein MYSNEEQGYDEYGGYEMGMPEDPMYDRGYYPMHEDVKKFLVYFATVIKDGVVYEIQNLYENTFPKLSEQHFEKKAWPSEEEVAHLVDNDNLFLILYKELYYRHLHARIQGGPSLEQRLNSFYNYCNFFNYILPSKEPVQLELPDIWLWELIDEFVYQFQNFAQYRARLTDKTEEEMDMLLNNNSKVWNILCILNVLHSLVSMSKIKDQLEAAAAGKDPEAVAGEFGRHSFYKMLGYFSLVGLLRVHSLLGDYHQAIKVLEPIEIHKKSQYSHIPACQISTSYYVGFAYMMMRRYSDAIRTFSSILLYIQRTKQLYSARSYQNDQINKQTDQMYHLLAICLVLHPQCIDESIQQVLREKNYHDNMYKMQCGDLDVFRNFFVFACPKFVSPVPPPPDAPMDDYVKEALEHQINVFMDEVRQQQELPTIRSYLKLYTTLPMMKLASFMDHLPRDDVDKQKLENLLTRLLCFKHKMKNIVWTKGVSGLEGKFQSGSELDFYIDKDMIHIADTKVSHRYGDFFIRKILKFEDLNRRLHTIKG